The following is a genomic window from Flavobacteriales bacterium.
GTCCGGTCCAGGTCTCGCCGGGCCCCGGCCGCAGCTCGCGCCGGGCGAACACGCGGCCGGCCTCGCCCACGACGAAGGCCTGCGCCCCGGGGTGCCGTGCGTGGAGCAGGGCGAAGGCGCGTTGGAAGGTGCCCACGTCCTTGCGTGGATCGCCGGGGCCCACAAAGAGGAAGAGGGGCGGGCCGGAGGGAACGACCGCTGGGGCGCGGTGCAGCTCCACGGCGGGCGGCACCACGTGGACGCGCCCGGTGGTCGAGGGGAAATGCCGGCTGAGGTCATCGGCCATGGTCCGGCTGACGGTGATGACGCCACGGACCCGCGGGATAAGGGCAGGGAGGAGAAGCCGGTACCACGCGGCGAATGGGCCGCTGAACCAGGCGGGGTGCTCCAGCCACGCCAGATCATGCACCACGAGCAGCTGGTCGCGCACCAGCCAGGGGCCGGTGTTCGCCGGGCCGAGCAGCAGCTCACCTTTCCGCAGTCGCATGGGCAGCAGCAGCTGTTCCCACAGGTGCCCGGCGACACCGGTCGTGGTGCGCGGCGTGATGGTGCGGAACGGGATCCCGAGGCGCTGCAGCGAACCATGCAGCTGCAGGGCGTAGCGCTCCACCCCGGTCACCGGACGGTGGAGGCATCGGCCGTTGAGCACCAGCGCCATGCCGCCCAAGGTAGAGCGGACGGCCGCCGGCGCCCGGTTAACTTGCGCGCCATGTCAGCGCCCGCCGT
Proteins encoded in this region:
- a CDS encoding glycosyltransferase family 4 protein, which gives rise to MALVLNGRCLHRPVTGVERYALQLHGSLQRLGIPFRTITPRTTTGVAGHLWEQLLLPMRLRKGELLLGPANTGPWLVRDQLLVVHDLAWLEHPAWFSGPFAAWYRLLLPALIPRVRGVITVSRTMADDLSRHFPSTTGRVHVVPPAVELHRAPAVVPSGPPLFLFVGPGDPRKDVGTFQRAFALLHARHPGAQAFVVGEAGRVFARRELRPGPGETWTGRVDDDALFALMRRATALVMPSRYEGFGLPILEALARGCPVIASDLPVFRETFGDAPLRVPAGDAATLARVMNALVNDPQARATRARGGLACAATFSISAQDAALLRALRALAPELSR